The following nucleotide sequence is from Paenibacillus antri.
ACGAACAGTGCGTCCGTTTCTAGGTCGCCGCGAACGTCCAGATATTTACGGACGATTTTTGCGCATGTTTGCTGAAACGGTACGCGGCGGGCTCTTCCCCCTTTTCCCTTCGTAATTCGAATCTCCTGCTCTTTGAAGAAGAGGTCACCGATCTTCAAGCTGCATAGTTCGCTAATCCGCATGCCTGTTTCAAAAAGGACCATCATCATCGTATAGTCCCGGAATCCGGTAAACGTTTTGCGGTCCGGTTTCTCCAGCAGCTCCGCCACCTGCTCTTTGGTAAAGGTTTGAATCATCAGCTTTTCGGCCTTGACGACGTGAAGATCGTCCGCGATATTTTGCGTCAACCAGCCTTCCGTTAACAAATATTTGAAAAACTGCTTGACCCCCTTGATTCTGCCGTTCACGGTATTGTCTGACTTCCCTTGGTCCATCATATGGGCGACAAAATAATTTTTGATTTCGCGGGAAGTCACAGCGTAAATGTCAAGCGGTATTTCCTGATCCTGAAAAGCATCTTTCATCTGTTGTACGCTATCTTTGTAAAATCGGAGAGTGAGTGCTGAAAGGTTTTTCGCCTTGCAATCGAGAATAAAAGAGTTAAGCAAATCGTCGAGACTCAGTTGCTGCTTAGCGGAACTGGATATATCCGCATGGGTCAGAGCATTTTGCCTGCGTTTCGTATTCATTGCTGGCTCACCCCGCTTTCGTCGATGGAGG
It contains:
- a CDS encoding tyrosine-type recombinase/integrase, with translation MNTKRRQNALTHADISSSAKQQLSLDDLLNSFILDCKAKNLSALTLRFYKDSVQQMKDAFQDQEIPLDIYAVTSREIKNYFVAHMMDQGKSDNTVNGRIKGVKQFFKYLLTEGWLTQNIADDLHVVKAEKLMIQTFTKEQVAELLEKPDRKTFTGFRDYTMMMVLFETGMRISELCSLKIGDLFFKEQEIRITKGKGGRARRVPFQQTCAKIVRKYLDVRGDLETDALFVNINNHPISVRALQEKMQTYGKAASIQGVRVSPHTFRHTMAKFYILNGGDPFTLRRILGHATLDMVEYYIELFSSDIKNQHKKFSPVENMRRII